The Armatimonadota bacterium region GTAGCCATCGGGTTGGCTATGCCGCGCCCCGCGATGTCGGGCGCCGAGCCGTGGACCGGCTCGAACATCGAGGGGGAAGCGCGGCTGGGGTCCAGGTTGGCGCTGGCGGCCAGGCCCAGGCTGCCCTGCAGCGCTGCGCCCAGGTCGGTGAGGATGTCGGCGAACAGATTCGATCCGACCATCACGTCGAACCAGTCGGGGTGCAGCACCATTTGGTAGGCGGCGGCGTCCACGTGGAGCTTCCATACCTGCACACTGGGGTAGTCGCGCGCGACCCTATCGGCCACCTCGTCCCACATGACCGCGGTGTACTGCATCGCGTTGGACTTGGTGATGTGTGCCAGCTTCCCCCGCCGCCGCCGTGCCAGGTCGAATGCGTAGCGCAGGATGCGGTCGGTGGCCCGGTGCGTGAAGAGCGTCGTCTGCACCGCCACCTCGTCGGGAGTGCCGGTGGCGAGGCGGCCGCCGATCCCGGAGTACTCCCCCTCGGTGTTCTCGCGCACGAACAGGATGTCCACATCCTCGGGCCGCCGCCCTGCAAGCGGC contains the following coding sequences:
- a CDS encoding tartrate dehydrogenase — translated: MNRYRIAVIPGDGIGTEVVPEGLKVLHAAASRFGFQIRPVTFPWGCEHYLRHGVMMPDDALETLREFDAILLGAIGDPRVPDHVSLWGLLLRIRKAFDLYANVRPIRLLEGIASPLAGRRPEDVDILFVRENTEGEYSGIGGRLATGTPDEVAVQTTLFTHRATDRILRYAFDLARRRRGKLAHITKSNAMQYTAVMWDEVADRVARDYPSVQVWKLHVDAAAYQMVLHPDWFDVMVGSNLFADILTDLGAALQGSLGLAASANLDPSRASPSMFEPVHGSAPDIAGRGIANPMATIWSTSLLLEHLGEAEAARAVFEALCGVVRRGVVRTPDLGGGSSTAEVGDAVAAAIG